In Caldicellulosiruptor morganii, the following proteins share a genomic window:
- a CDS encoding CarD family transcriptional regulator, producing MYKVGDTIIHPLHGAGEIVEIVEEKVFDCTQKYYVVKILYNGMKVLVPINSAEEIGIRNVISEEEANKVFELLKDNNFKIDINNCGNYNKRIRENQQKLKSGNIYCVVEVLKMLAAREKIKGLSTNEKIMFNNAKQILVSELGLAKGLDIEEVEKMVDSILFELEIAE from the coding sequence ATGTATAAGGTGGGAGATACCATAATACACCCTTTGCATGGAGCAGGAGAGATAGTTGAGATAGTAGAGGAAAAGGTATTTGACTGTACTCAGAAATATTATGTGGTAAAAATTCTGTACAACGGTATGAAAGTCTTGGTGCCCATTAATAGTGCCGAGGAGATTGGCATTCGCAATGTCATTTCTGAAGAAGAAGCAAACAAAGTGTTTGAACTTTTAAAAGATAATAATTTCAAAATTGACATAAATAACTGTGGGAATTACAATAAACGAATCAGGGAAAATCAGCAAAAACTGAAGAGTGGCAATATTTACTGCGTTGTTGAGGTTTTAAAGATGCTTGCAGCAAGAGAGAAGATAAAGGGATTGTCAACCAACGAGAAGATAATGTTCAACAATGCAAAACAAATTTTGGTAAGCGAACTTGGACTTGCAAAAGGTCTTGACATAGAAGAGGTAGAAAAGATGGTTGATAGTATTCTTTTTGAACTTGAAATAGCAGAATAA
- a CDS encoding LCP family protein, whose protein sequence is MGKIIKSKVLVIVLTIIIVLAGVLGYLYKIFLIDTKYIEKVFEKKKSSHGKLEQVKYPFDENSVNILVIGLDKASNRTSYDLHRTDTILFLNINFKDRKVKGISIPRDTLTEIYKIGKLDKINSAFGYGGGEQQEGFFYTMETVSRLLGGIPIEYYVGFDLDAVRKVVNILGGVYVNVETPVRVKTKWVDIDLKPGYQKLNGIETLYYALWRKTPGGDIDRIKRDKELILSVFEQLKASNKIIVLPEIYWKIRRHFYTNLTLQQITSLAYFAQHMRKEDMIFESLPGDYFNYMGISYWKPDYEGIKKLIKDLLGYDVEIDLKLPEKYKYARKIVVRAKKENNNTNPEVNQSITYKSQNNGNEISQALPGTLNENYKTQTSYQQNSESINDRTLPPTNSGQTLQNPLQQQQMDTNAQSQENIPFALPDVNSDVYKQGE, encoded by the coding sequence ATGGGAAAGATAATCAAAAGCAAAGTTTTAGTTATTGTCTTGACTATAATTATAGTCCTTGCAGGTGTTCTGGGGTATTTGTATAAAATATTTTTAATTGACACAAAGTATATAGAGAAAGTCTTTGAAAAAAAGAAATCATCACATGGCAAGCTGGAACAGGTTAAATATCCATTTGATGAAAATAGTGTAAATATACTGGTTATTGGACTTGATAAAGCAAGCAATCGTACTTCTTACGATCTTCACAGGACAGATACTATTTTGTTTTTAAATATTAATTTTAAGGACAGGAAAGTAAAGGGCATATCTATTCCCCGGGATACATTAACTGAAATATATAAAATTGGAAAATTGGACAAAATAAATAGTGCTTTTGGCTATGGTGGAGGAGAGCAACAGGAGGGTTTTTTTTATACTATGGAAACCGTGAGTAGACTATTAGGTGGAATACCAATTGAGTACTATGTGGGGTTTGACCTTGATGCAGTAAGAAAGGTTGTGAATATTTTAGGTGGAGTATATGTTAATGTTGAGACACCTGTCAGGGTAAAAACAAAATGGGTTGACATAGATTTAAAGCCAGGATATCAAAAATTAAACGGCATTGAAACGCTGTACTATGCTCTTTGGAGAAAAACACCGGGTGGAGACATTGACCGCATTAAGAGGGATAAAGAGCTCATACTTTCTGTTTTTGAACAGTTAAAAGCAAGCAACAAAATAATTGTTTTGCCGGAGATATATTGGAAGATAAGAAGACATTTTTATACAAACCTCACTCTTCAGCAGATAACGTCGTTGGCTTATTTTGCTCAGCATATGAGAAAGGAAGATATGATATTTGAGAGCCTGCCAGGTGATTATTTTAATTACATGGGTATAAGTTACTGGAAACCTGATTATGAAGGGATAAAAAAGCTTATCAAGGATTTGCTCGGGTATGATGTAGAAATTGACCTGAAACTGCCGGAAAAGTATAAATATGCACGAAAAATTGTTGTAAGAGCCAAAAAAGAGAATAATAATACAAACCCCGAGGTAAATCAAAGTATTACTTATAAAAGTCAAAATAATGGCAATGAAATCTCTCAAGCTTTACCGGGCACATTAAATGAAAATTATAAGACTCAGACAAGTTATCAGCAGAATTCAGAAAGTATTAATGATAGGACATTGCCACCCACAAATTCTGGTCAAACTCTTCAAAATCCTTTACAGCAACAGCAAATGGATACCAATGCACAGAGTCAAGAAAATATACCATTTGCTTTACCGGATGTGAATTCAGATGTTTACAAACAGGGAGAATAG
- a CDS encoding glycosyltransferase family 4 protein, producing the protein MKKVLVLSSAHPWDDERVFNKITKSLSKRYETVLCAVADDDFRIVDNIKIYGLKKLSRTKRYKNYIKIIKIVKKEKPDLIHFHDPDLLPLALYFKLILRKKVIYDVHEDYFLAFRDREYWPKIVKIPFSFAFNFFEKGVSKLLDGVTVVTEDIFKKFNCKNRVILRNFPTIEQWQAREIYNVDDTINLVYIGNVSYHRGITHLILAVNQLLQLNIKLDIIGPAESAEYFEEIKKFENEKIKIWGRVPKGYIPEILKNAHVGFVTLLPLRRYKTSLPLKLFEYMAAGMPVIASNFELWKEIIEGSDCGITIDPTDVMQIKEAILYFYENRDEIIKKGQNGYKAFSEIYNWSKEEKKLFDFYRDIMGQ; encoded by the coding sequence TTGAAAAAGGTATTGGTATTGTCATCTGCGCATCCATGGGATGATGAAAGGGTATTTAACAAAATTACAAAAAGTCTTAGCAAAAGATATGAGACAGTTTTGTGTGCTGTTGCAGATGATGATTTTCGGATTGTAGATAATATTAAAATTTATGGTCTAAAAAAATTATCAAGAACAAAGAGGTATAAGAACTATATAAAGATTATAAAAATAGTAAAGAAAGAAAAACCTGATTTGATTCATTTTCATGACCCTGACCTACTGCCTCTGGCTTTGTATTTTAAGCTTATACTCAGAAAAAAAGTGATATATGATGTGCATGAGGATTATTTTTTGGCATTCCGGGACAGGGAGTATTGGCCCAAAATTGTGAAAATTCCTTTTTCTTTTGCATTTAATTTTTTTGAAAAGGGCGTAAGTAAGCTGTTGGATGGCGTGACTGTTGTAACCGAAGATATTTTTAAAAAATTTAACTGCAAAAACAGGGTAATATTAAGGAATTTTCCCACCATTGAGCAGTGGCAGGCAAGAGAGATTTACAATGTTGATGATACAATAAATCTTGTGTATATTGGAAATGTGTCTTATCACAGGGGGATTACACATTTAATTTTGGCAGTAAATCAGCTGCTACAGCTTAACATAAAGTTGGATATTATAGGACCTGCCGAAAGTGCTGAGTATTTTGAAGAGATAAAAAAGTTTGAGAATGAAAAAATAAAGATATGGGGAAGAGTTCCCAAAGGCTACATACCGGAGATTCTGAAAAATGCGCATGTGGGTTTTGTTACTCTGTTGCCACTGAGAAGGTATAAGACATCACTTCCTCTGAAACTATTTGAATATATGGCAGCAGGGATGCCTGTGATTGCTTCAAATTTTGAGCTCTGGAAAGAGATAATTGAAGGTAGTGACTGTGGAATTACCATTGACCCAACTGATGTTATGCAAATTAAAGAAGCAATTTTATATTTTTACGAGAATCGAGATGAAATTATAAAGAAAGGACAAAATGGTTATAAAGCATTTTCTGAAATCTATAACTGGTCAAAAGAGGAGAAAAAACTTTTTGATTTCTACAGAGATATTATGGGACAGTAG
- a CDS encoding O-antigen ligase family protein produces the protein MEKPFNLKIKERYLPFIIYLAFLTGFFGSTLAYPRLSYLFLYRIFLGLLFMLIFIDMILNGVEIKKFLNFSSYFLAGWIAYSLLSFLWAQDIKSALRDQVFLTGNILVILIFMYYSNYIKWNILENIILFSYTINVLVGYWEVITDKHLWTSKVSLYNLHRTPSTFFSNPNDFATFLVLYLPFILNFVINKGILAKKVTALIDIILSVPLLILTTSRANYIGFVLVLTVYFLLIEKSEKREYLKYSFAVFLFLIILIGFRLDFGLFSKAGQIISTQLLSLFDFSDSTLSSNVRRELLIVYGLSFLYDYLFFGVGSGNSRALMEKVKQYTINVELHNWFLDVLVCYGIIVFVFYIVWILYIVYKLLQIKCTENKFRLPAISIISSIAAFGFSSISSSKMIEMRIMWFLFALAVFIISNIQKSKGEQKS, from the coding sequence ATGGAAAAGCCATTTAATCTTAAAATAAAAGAAAGATATCTTCCATTTATCATATACCTTGCATTTTTAACTGGTTTTTTTGGCAGTACACTTGCATATCCTCGTTTGAGTTATCTTTTTTTATACAGGATATTTTTGGGTTTGTTGTTTATGCTAATTTTTATAGATATGATTTTAAATGGCGTTGAAATTAAAAAATTTTTAAATTTTTCATCGTATTTTTTAGCTGGCTGGATTGCATATTCGCTGCTCAGTTTTTTATGGGCTCAGGATATAAAAAGTGCTCTTCGCGACCAGGTGTTTTTGACCGGGAATATTCTGGTTATTTTGATTTTTATGTACTATTCAAACTATATCAAATGGAATATACTGGAGAACATTATTTTGTTTTCTTATACCATAAACGTCTTGGTGGGTTACTGGGAGGTTATAACTGATAAGCATCTTTGGACATCCAAAGTTTCTCTATATAATTTGCACAGGACACCATCAACTTTCTTTTCAAACCCGAACGATTTTGCCACTTTTTTGGTGTTATATTTACCATTTATCTTAAATTTTGTTATAAACAAGGGAATATTAGCAAAAAAGGTTACAGCTTTGATTGATATTATATTATCAGTACCTCTTTTAATACTTACTACAAGCAGGGCAAACTATATAGGTTTTGTGTTAGTTTTGACAGTATACTTTTTATTGATTGAAAAATCTGAAAAACGAGAATATTTAAAATATTCATTTGCTGTTTTCTTATTCTTAATAATTCTCATAGGATTTAGATTGGACTTTGGACTTTTTAGCAAAGCAGGACAAATAATTTCTACGCAGCTATTGTCACTTTTTGATTTTTCAGACAGTACTCTTTCATCAAATGTAAGAAGAGAACTTTTGATTGTGTATGGACTTTCATTTTTATATGATTACCTTTTCTTTGGGGTTGGTTCGGGCAATAGTAGAGCCTTGATGGAAAAGGTAAAACAATATACTATAAATGTAGAGCTTCATAATTGGTTTTTGGATGTGCTTGTTTGTTATGGTATTATTGTCTTTGTTTTTTACATAGTTTGGATTTTGTATATAGTATACAAGCTATTACAAATAAAGTGTACAGAAAATAAGTTTAGATTACCCGCTATTTCAATAATTTCTTCAATTGCTGCATTTGGTTTTTCGAGCATTAGTTCATCAAAGATGATAGAAATGAGAATTATGTGGTTTCTGTTCGCACTTGCAGTGTTTATAATATCAAATATTCAAAAAAGCAAGGGAGAGCAAAAAAGTTGA
- a CDS encoding O-antigen ligase family protein, which translates to MYRLNSFLKINKFEIVLSIVGVVLFQFVRFSSVPFYLFLFGALILIFYYYKPELKLEPVDLVPLFYYIVMITLSMLFFKNVIDKNKAILGMVNAFLIPALFYIVFVLYDSRLFCKLKKIWVFVFVIALLVCTVEYSYYLLFRSYKERTISIFFNPNTFAFFLVMVYPFVLDLLKNERQKMSATLIIFLEILLTGSRTGFLIYLIESLLINIRFVRQNIVKILIGLSVISALFFPKIAYRIPKFSDIYSVKNAVGQRIFAIEFVLNYFKHRSLFDGIGPAQFESFFKSLKAPGIVALHSAHNLFLNVLIEYGIIGYGMIVFLVYFLVFFATFNMLISKKDSDWAVFVGLICITVFQMFDMAEITNVRMVVVNLIYVYYMALVLRKFKRWRQKNGKAI; encoded by the coding sequence ATGTACCGGTTGAACAGCTTCTTGAAAATCAATAAATTTGAAATAGTTTTAAGTATAGTTGGAGTAGTTTTATTTCAGTTTGTCAGGTTTTCCAGTGTACCTTTTTATCTTTTTTTGTTTGGTGCTTTGATTTTGATATTTTATTATTACAAACCAGAATTGAAGCTTGAACCAGTTGATTTAGTACCACTTTTTTATTACATTGTAATGATTACTTTAAGTATGCTTTTTTTTAAAAATGTCATAGACAAAAATAAAGCTATTTTAGGGATGGTGAATGCTTTTCTCATCCCGGCTTTGTTCTATATTGTATTTGTCCTGTATGACAGCAGGTTATTTTGTAAGTTGAAAAAAATATGGGTTTTTGTATTTGTTATTGCGCTTTTGGTTTGTACTGTTGAGTATTCATACTATTTACTGTTCAGATCATACAAAGAAAGAACAATATCAATATTTTTTAATCCAAATACATTTGCATTTTTTTTAGTAATGGTTTATCCTTTCGTGTTGGACCTTTTGAAAAACGAAAGGCAAAAGATGTCAGCCACACTTATAATATTTTTAGAGATTTTGCTAACTGGTTCAAGGACAGGATTTTTGATATATCTCATTGAGTCATTGCTGATTAATATAAGGTTTGTTAGACAGAACATAGTTAAGATTCTGATAGGTTTGAGTGTTATATCTGCGCTATTTTTCCCCAAAATTGCCTATAGAATACCGAAATTTTCTGATATATACAGTGTAAAAAATGCCGTGGGGCAGAGAATCTTTGCTATAGAGTTTGTTTTAAACTATTTTAAACACAGGAGCTTATTTGATGGCATTGGTCCTGCTCAGTTTGAAAGTTTTTTCAAAAGCTTAAAAGCTCCGGGTATTGTAGCTCTTCACTCAGCACATAATTTGTTTTTAAATGTTCTTATAGAGTATGGTATAATAGGATATGGGATGATTGTGTTTTTGGTATATTTTCTTGTCTTTTTTGCTACGTTTAATATGCTTATCTCAAAAAAGGATTCTGATTGGGCAGTGTTTGTTGGATTGATTTGTATCACAGTATTTCAAATGTTCGATATGGCAGAGATAACAAATGTAAGAATGGTGGTTGTAAATTTAATTTATGTTTATTATATGGCTTTGGTTTTACGAAAATTTAAAAGGTGGAGACAAAAGAATGGAAAAGCCATTTAA
- a CDS encoding acyltransferase, with protein sequence MRYISESARIGNNVEFGYFVVIEDDVIIGDNCRIGHNVVIKRGSVIGNNVEISDGTIIGKFPQKAFMSKTTEETNLPPALIEDGVKIGANSIIYRGAHICKNVFIADLVTVRENVKIGSNTIIGRGVSIENKTNIGSNCKIETNAYITAISEIEDWAFIAPGVVTSNDNFAGRGKDRAKYFKGVTIKRGGRIGANATILPGKVIGEEGFVGAGSVVTKDVAARKIVVGNPAKELKDVPVEQLLENQ encoded by the coding sequence ATGAGGTATATAAGTGAAAGTGCCAGGATAGGGAATAATGTTGAATTTGGCTATTTTGTGGTGATAGAGGATGATGTTATTATTGGAGATAACTGCAGGATTGGACATAATGTTGTTATAAAAAGAGGAAGTGTGATAGGCAATAATGTGGAGATATCAGATGGGACAATTATAGGTAAGTTTCCTCAAAAAGCTTTTATGAGCAAGACAACAGAGGAGACTAATTTGCCGCCTGCTTTGATAGAAGATGGTGTAAAAATTGGTGCAAATTCTATTATTTACAGAGGCGCGCATATTTGCAAGAACGTATTTATCGCTGACCTGGTAACAGTTAGGGAAAATGTTAAAATAGGAAGCAACACAATTATTGGAAGAGGAGTCAGCATTGAGAATAAGACCAATATTGGAAGTAATTGCAAGATAGAGACAAACGCATACATTACGGCAATTTCAGAAATTGAAGACTGGGCTTTTATTGCACCGGGTGTTGTTACCTCAAATGACAACTTTGCGGGAAGGGGAAAGGACAGGGCAAAGTATTTTAAGGGTGTAACCATAAAACGTGGTGGCAGGATTGGTGCAAATGCTACCATTTTGCCTGGAAAAGTAATTGGTGAAGAAGGGTTTGTAGGAGCTGGTAGTGTGGTAACAAAGGATGTTGCGGCTCGCAAGATAGTGGTGGGGAATCCAGCAAAGGAGCTTAAAGATGTACCGGTTGAACAGCTTCTTGAAAATCAATAA